The Flexivirga oryzae DNA window GACACGTCGAGCACGTCGGCGACCAGCTGCATCAGCAGGTGGTTGGACGTCATACCCCCGTCGACCCGCAGTGATTTCAACGGAACTCCGGCATCGGCCGCCATCGCCTCGACCACGTCGTTGGTCTGCCAGGCGCACGACTCGAGCACCGCGCGCGCCAGGTGCCCCGCCGTGACGAAACTGGTCAGCCCGGAGATGACACCGCGCGCGGAGGACGACCAGTACGGCGAGAACAACCCGGTGAAGGCGGGCACGACCACGCAGCCGCCGCTGTCGTCCACCGTCCGGGCCAGGGTCTCGATCTGCGGCGCCGACTCGATCAGGCCCAGCCCGTCGCGGACCCACTGCACGAGACCACCGGCCACGGCGATCGAGCCCTCCAGGGCGTAGGCCTTCGAACCGTCGGCCAGCTGATAGGCCACGGTCGGCAGCATGCCGTGCGTCGAGGTCACGATGTCGGCGCCGGTGTTCATCAGCAGGAACGCCCCGGTGCCGTACGTGCACTTGACCTCGCCGGCGTCGAAGCAGGTCTGCCCGAACAGCGCACCCTGCTGGTCCCCGACTGCCGCCGCGACCGGCACGCCGGCGAGCCCACCGACGGCGGTGCCGACGACCTTCGAGGACGGCACGATCCGGGGCAGGATCGCCTCGGGGACGTCGAAGAACTCCAGCAGGTCAGGATCCCAGTCGAGGGTCTTCAGGTTCATCAGCAACGTGCGGCTGGCGTTCGTGACGTCGGTGACGTGCACCCCGCCGTCCGGGCCACCGGTGAGGTTCCAGATCAGCCAGGTCTCCATGGTGCCCATCAGCAGCTCCCCACGCAGCGCTCGGACGCGCAGGTCGGGGTGCGTCTCCATCAGCCAGGACAGACGCGGCGCCGTGAAGTATGCCGCCGGCGGGATGCCCGCTCGGCTGCGGAAGAAGTCCGCGCCGGGATCGTCGAGCAGCCGGTCGACGATCAGCTGCGACCGGGTGTCCTGCCAGACGATCGCGGGGCACACCGGCCGCCCCGAGTCCCGCTCCCACAGCACGAACGTCTCGCGTTGGCTGGCCACCCCGACGGCTGCCACGTCGGCGACCGAGATGCCCAGGTCGGCGAGCGCCTGCGGTATGACGCGCCGGGTGTTCGCCCAGATCTGCGCGGCATCGTGCTCGACCCACCCCGGCCGCGGGAAGATCTGCCGGTGCTCGCGCTGCCCCATCCCGGCCAGCCGGCCGTTCCGGTCGAAGACCATCGCGCGCGTCGAGGTCGTGCCCTGATCGATGCTGAGCACATATCGGGAGGTCATGGCGGGGCTACCACCGTTCTGCCATCAGCGCATGGCTGGTGCCGCGGGCGGCCTCGCGGAGCGGGGCCAGCAGATCGTCCCTGGGCGCCCGCCGCGGTGTCAGCACGTCTTCGGGAGTGCCCCGCACCCCGAGAGCGGCGACCACCACTCCGCCGAGGCTGCGCACCGGCACCGCCAGACCGGCGGTGCGGACGGCCGATTCCTCGTCGTCGACGGCGAACCCCCGGCTGCGTGTCGCATCGATCTCGTCACGCAGGGCGCTGGTGCGGGTGATCGTCCGTGCCGTCGCGGCCACCGGACGCAACCCGTCCAGCACGTTCGCACCGGACGGCGCGAAGGCCAGCAGGATCTTGCCCTCCGCGGTGGCCGCGAGGTTGACGTCCTCGCCGATCTCGACGTGCTGCGGGGCCGGCGACGCACTGAACACGTGGTGCGACACGATGCCGGTCTGGATCTCCGCGGCGGGTACGTCCGGCAACACGACCAGCCGCGTCGACAACCGGGTGCGTGCTGCCAGCGCGTCCACCCAGTTGGTCGCGCGCGCTCGCATTTCGTTGAGGTCCATGGATTTCCAGCGGTTCTCCAGGATGCTCGGCGCCAGCCGGTAGCTCCCGGTGGCCTGATCCTGCTCGGCGAGGCCGACCTCGACGAGGGTCCGCAGGATGCCGTGGACGGTGCTCTTGCTCAGTCCCAGCGCCGACGACAGATCGCCCAGTTGCCGCAGGTCGCGGGTCGCGAGCAGGCGCATGATCGCCGCCGCTCGTTCGACGGACTGCACATATCCCGGCACCCGACCGACAGTAACGGGCCATGATTCAGGAGAATCTGACGCCTATTCGACAATGTCGAACGCTCTGCCGTTCAGGGCCTCCCGTTCTCCCTAATGTGTCCCGCGCGCACCACAACCGTGTGATGCACAGCACACCGATCAGGAGGCTGTTCCGTGATGAAACGACCAGATTCCCACCCGCTCCACGGGGTGAGCACACGATGAGCGCCGTCACCGCACCGTTGAAGACCGGCCTCGGGCTGAAACGCCTGGGCGGCCTGTGGGGCGAGTGCGCGGCGGAATTCCTCGGCACCTGCGTGCTGATCCTCTTCGGCGACGGCGTGGTCGCCATGGCCGTGGCGGCACTCCCGGCGTCCGGCCGGGCGGAGACGTCGACCACGATCTTCCTGGCCTCCGGCGACTGGCTGCTGATCACCTGGGGCTGGGCCTTCGCGGTCTGCTTCGGGGTCTACATCGCCGGTGGTGTCACCGGTGCGCACCTGAACCCGGCGGTCACGCTGGCCTTCGCCGTACGGCGCAAGTTCCCCTGGCGCAAGGTGCTCCCCTACTCGCTCGCCCAGGTGGTCGGTGCCTTCGTCGGTGCGGCACTGGTCTGGTGGAACTACCACGACTCCATCAACGCCTACGATCACGCGGCCGCGGCCAAGGCGGGGACCGTCCTGGTGAACGGGCACACGAACGCCACCTTCTCGATCTTCGCGACCTTCCCGTCCGGGGCGTTCCACGGCTCGATGTGGGGGCCACTGCTCGACCAGATCATCGGCACCGCACTGCTGTTGCTGTGCATCGCCGCGGTCGTGGACGCCCGCAACAC harbors:
- the glpK gene encoding glycerol kinase GlpK, which encodes MTSRYVLSIDQGTTSTRAMVFDRNGRLAGMGQREHRQIFPRPGWVEHDAAQIWANTRRVIPQALADLGISVADVAAVGVASQRETFVLWERDSGRPVCPAIVWQDTRSQLIVDRLLDDPGADFFRSRAGIPPAAYFTAPRLSWLMETHPDLRVRALRGELLMGTMETWLIWNLTGGPDGGVHVTDVTNASRTLLMNLKTLDWDPDLLEFFDVPEAILPRIVPSSKVVGTAVGGLAGVPVAAAVGDQQGALFGQTCFDAGEVKCTYGTGAFLLMNTGADIVTSTHGMLPTVAYQLADGSKAYALEGSIAVAGGLVQWVRDGLGLIESAPQIETLARTVDDSGGCVVVPAFTGLFSPYWSSSARGVISGLTSFVTAGHLARAVLESCAWQTNDVVEAMAADAGVPLKSLRVDGGMTSNHLLMQLVADVLDVSVVRPTSSETVSLGAAYLAGLAVGYWPDVHVLRRNWHRAGQWDPQLRSELREQQRAAWRAAIVRTLDVRG
- a CDS encoding IclR family transcriptional regulator domain-containing protein → MPGYVQSVERAAAIMRLLATRDLRQLGDLSSALGLSKSTVHGILRTLVEVGLAEQDQATGSYRLAPSILENRWKSMDLNEMRARATNWVDALAARTRLSTRLVVLPDVPAAEIQTGIVSHHVFSASPAPQHVEIGEDVNLAATAEGKILLAFAPSGANVLDGLRPVAATARTITRTSALRDEIDATRSRGFAVDDEESAVRTAGLAVPVRSLGGVVVAALGVRGTPEDVLTPRRAPRDDLLAPLREAARGTSHALMAERW
- a CDS encoding MIP/aquaporin family protein, whose amino-acid sequence is MSAVTAPLKTGLGLKRLGGLWGECAAEFLGTCVLILFGDGVVAMAVAALPASGRAETSTTIFLASGDWLLITWGWAFAVCFGVYIAGGVTGAHLNPAVTLAFAVRRKFPWRKVLPYSLAQVVGAFVGAALVWWNYHDSINAYDHAAAAKAGTVLVNGHTNATFSIFATFPSGAFHGSMWGPLLDQIIGTALLLLCIAAVVDARNTIVKANLGPLVIGFAVAAIGMSFGANAGYAINPARDLGPRLFAGLAGFGKLALPGSVPGSFSNYMWVPIVGPLIGGVIGIVVYDLLIGKVLDVRAQLGEPHEEPEKVTETDDED